A genomic stretch from Natronomonas gomsonensis includes:
- a CDS encoding branched-chain amino acid ABC transporter permease, with protein sequence MDVAETYSGGRRLLIERPAVALLGVALLYLFVDLVLRLANVPVELMGVEVIGGTLAVSTFGRFLLDGLIVGLVVGLAGVGLSMTYSILNFANFAHGDYVTTGAFSGWIAAYLVGAFTLGVEEPIGRLLMIQAPSLVSAFSSPLAIVVGIILAGLGAVATALFLDRIVYRPMRDKGGIPLLIASIGVALALRYAIVFIFGTGSRGVTATGSIPQVSIPTGDGTIPLNLHEGTLIVAAIVLMFGIHFLLQRTKLGKAMRAMADNKDLAQVTGIPTERVIRATWIIGGALAGIAGFLIVLERGTLSFNIGWRLLLLIFAGVILGGIGSVYGAMAGGIIIGIASRISLVWIPSDFARVAAFSVMILVLLYRPEGLFGGVKTA encoded by the coding sequence ATGGACGTAGCTGAGACATACTCGGGTGGTAGACGGCTCCTCATCGAACGACCGGCAGTGGCCCTACTCGGGGTCGCACTCCTGTATCTGTTCGTCGACCTCGTGTTACGGCTTGCGAACGTCCCGGTCGAACTGATGGGCGTAGAGGTTATCGGCGGAACGCTCGCCGTCTCTACGTTCGGTCGATTCCTTCTCGACGGGTTAATCGTCGGCCTCGTCGTCGGTCTCGCCGGCGTCGGACTCTCGATGACCTACAGCATTCTCAACTTCGCGAACTTCGCACACGGCGACTACGTCACCACCGGCGCGTTCAGCGGCTGGATTGCGGCGTACCTCGTCGGCGCGTTCACGTTGGGTGTCGAGGAACCCATCGGCCGACTCCTAATGATTCAGGCGCCATCGCTCGTCTCGGCGTTCAGTTCGCCACTGGCAATCGTCGTCGGCATCATCCTCGCGGGACTCGGGGCCGTAGCCACCGCCCTGTTCCTCGACCGTATCGTGTACCGACCGATGCGTGACAAGGGTGGCATCCCGCTCCTCATCGCGTCCATTGGGGTCGCGCTGGCACTTCGCTACGCCATCGTGTTCATCTTCGGGACCGGCTCGCGGGGCGTGACCGCTACCGGCTCGATTCCACAGGTGTCGATTCCGACTGGTGATGGGACGATTCCGCTGAACCTCCACGAAGGGACGCTCATCGTCGCAGCCATCGTGTTGATGTTCGGCATTCACTTCCTGCTCCAGCGGACGAAACTCGGCAAAGCGATGCGTGCGATGGCCGACAACAAGGACCTCGCACAGGTCACCGGTATTCCCACCGAACGAGTCATCCGCGCGACGTGGATTATCGGCGGCGCACTCGCCGGCATCGCGGGCTTCCTCATCGTCCTCGAACGCGGAACGCTCAGTTTCAACATCGGTTGGCGGCTCCTCCTTCTCATCTTCGCTGGCGTCATCTTGGGCGGTATCGGGAGTGTCTACGGTGCGATGGCCGGCGGCATCATCATCGGCATCGCCTCCCGCATCTCGCTCGTGTGGATTCCCTCCGACTTCGCTCGTGTGGCGGCGTTCTCCGTGATGATTCTCGTGTTGCTGTACCGACCCGAAGGTCTCTTCGGCGGGGTGAAAACAGCATGA
- a CDS encoding ABC transporter ATP-binding protein has translation MSSGTGDQRDVTDADVNATNFTTSEDSLLEVGDLDAGYGDLKILEEVDMNVEDGEYVTIVGPNGAGKSTVMKSIFGLTNVMGGTVEFDGSDITGRMPEDIIHLGLGYVPQSDNIFSSLSVLENLEMGAYILDEVPQERLDEVFERFPILEERKGQKAGTMSGGQQQMLAMGRALMLDPDLLMLDEPSAGLAPDLVDDMFDRIDRINEAGTAVLMVEQNAKEALRRCDRGYVLVQGQNRFMDTGEALLNDQQVRQEFLGG, from the coding sequence ATGAGTTCGGGCACCGGCGACCAACGCGACGTAACCGACGCGGATGTCAACGCGACGAACTTCACCACGTCCGAGGACAGCCTCCTGGAGGTTGGCGACCTCGATGCCGGCTACGGTGACCTCAAAATCCTCGAGGAGGTCGACATGAACGTCGAGGACGGCGAATACGTCACCATCGTCGGCCCCAACGGTGCCGGGAAGTCGACGGTGATGAAGTCGATATTCGGGCTCACGAACGTCATGGGCGGTACCGTCGAGTTCGACGGCAGCGACATCACCGGTCGGATGCCGGAGGACATCATCCACCTCGGATTGGGATACGTTCCCCAGTCCGACAATATCTTCTCGTCGCTGTCGGTGCTGGAGAACCTCGAAATGGGGGCGTACATCCTCGACGAGGTGCCGCAGGAGCGCCTCGACGAGGTGTTTGAGCGGTTTCCCATCCTCGAAGAGCGCAAGGGACAGAAGGCCGGCACGATGTCGGGCGGCCAACAGCAGATGCTCGCGATGGGGCGAGCGCTCATGTTGGACCCCGATTTGCTCATGCTCGACGAGCCCTCGGCGGGGTTGGCGCCCGACCTCGTCGACGACATGTTCGACCGTATCGACCGCATCAACGAGGCGGGAACGGCCGTCCTAATGGTCGAACAGAACGCCAAGGAGGCGCTACGTCGCTGTGACCGCGGCTACGTGCTCGTTCAAGGGCAGAACCGGTTCATGGACACGGGTGAGGCACTCCTGAACGACCAGCAGGTCCGACAGGAGTTCCTGGGCGGATAG
- a CDS encoding DMT family transporter: MTRARSLGLFVALAGLWGLSFPAIRAGLSSLPPLLFAAVRYDVGGVLLLAFLVIRGIEWRPRTREDGLAILVAGAFLIAGNSLLFVGQLSIPSGIASILYGLIPILTTGFAAAFRPEEPIGIRRIAGVVVGLLGVAVIARPDPTNLLTGELVGMAFVVAAAGSVAWGSVLLRARRPTLGTAGMTAWAMVVGGLMLHGGSLAVGERVADVTPSLVAIGAVVYLGVFASAIAYVIYFTLLARFGPLEINLVSYVVPVFATAGGVVLLDETVSLPMIGGFVLITAGFVVLKARTIAEELGRQR, translated from the coding sequence ATGACGCGGGCGCGAAGCCTCGGACTCTTCGTCGCGCTAGCGGGACTGTGGGGTCTGTCCTTCCCGGCGATTCGTGCCGGCCTGTCGTCGCTGCCGCCGCTTTTGTTCGCTGCGGTCCGATACGATGTTGGCGGGGTGCTCCTTTTGGCCTTCCTCGTCATCCGTGGCATCGAGTGGCGACCGCGGACACGGGAGGACGGCCTCGCCATCCTCGTCGCCGGGGCGTTTCTCATCGCTGGCAACAGCCTGCTGTTCGTCGGCCAGCTTTCGATACCCAGCGGTATCGCCTCGATTCTGTACGGTCTCATCCCCATCTTGACGACGGGGTTCGCCGCGGCGTTCCGCCCGGAGGAACCAATCGGCATCCGACGAATTGCCGGCGTGGTCGTCGGCCTCCTCGGTGTCGCCGTCATCGCCCGACCGGACCCCACGAACCTCCTCACTGGCGAACTCGTCGGGATGGCGTTCGTCGTCGCCGCGGCCGGAAGCGTCGCGTGGGGGAGCGTCCTCCTGCGGGCTCGGCGTCCGACGCTCGGCACCGCCGGAATGACCGCGTGGGCGATGGTCGTCGGCGGCCTCATGCTCCACGGTGGAAGCCTCGCCGTCGGTGAGCGTGTCGCGGACGTGACGCCGTCGCTCGTCGCAATCGGCGCCGTCGTCTACCTCGGCGTCTTCGCCAGTGCCATCGCCTACGTCATCTACTTCACGTTGCTCGCTCGCTTCGGTCCGCTGGAAATCAACCTCGTCTCCTACGTCGTCCCGGTGTTCGCGACGGCAGGGGGCGTCGTCCTGCTCGACGAGACGGTGTCGCTGCCGATGATCGGTGGATTTGTCCTCATTACGGCCGGCTTCGTCGTTCTAAAGGCTCGAACCATCGCTGAAGAACTCGGTAGACAAAGGTGA
- a CDS encoding branched-chain amino acid ABC transporter permease, with amino-acid sequence MSVAQRAWGAVPDSVKESDTQLIAGVLVFTYLLYVLAQTFLAVTNNAAILPAVANSLQNITFLIAVYAIMALALNLHWGYTGLFNIGIAGFMAVGVYSMSILAAPTTGSPPGLGLPIPVAIVGAVAITAIVGGLAALPALQLDADYLAIVTVGFSEIIRLVLNASYFAGTVQDPEASGYNVVDIFGIQFGTGGGQGINTPTSSPADFLYSTTSLGDLLYGPSGDPNALGSTVYAAAESVGVNSSVVDGATYSFFLLVVVVTLYYVLLVRIGNSPFGRVLKAIREDELVAQSLGKDTRWFKVKVFMVGCALMGLGGILWQGSFGFVNPNTFRPIVTFYIFTALIVGGAGSNTGSVIGGAVFAAFLFEGPRQLARIVEALVTSAFGSLPSPTTFYAAVVSLNPLAWLGYTIDNVSTLKFVFLGAVLVYLMQNRSDGLLGHRKEIASSVDLSDRTTRNRESAAADGGESDE; translated from the coding sequence ATGAGCGTCGCACAACGTGCGTGGGGAGCCGTTCCCGACTCCGTCAAAGAAAGCGACACCCAACTCATCGCCGGCGTCTTGGTTTTTACTTACCTACTCTACGTCCTCGCCCAAACGTTCCTCGCGGTCACGAACAACGCGGCGATACTGCCAGCGGTCGCAAACAGCCTCCAGAACATCACCTTCCTCATCGCGGTGTACGCCATCATGGCCCTGGCGTTGAACCTCCATTGGGGATACACCGGCCTGTTCAACATCGGTATCGCCGGATTCATGGCCGTCGGCGTCTACTCGATGTCGATTCTGGCGGCCCCGACGACCGGTTCGCCGCCCGGCCTCGGACTCCCGATTCCGGTCGCAATCGTCGGCGCCGTCGCCATCACCGCCATCGTCGGCGGACTCGCGGCGCTTCCGGCGCTGCAACTCGATGCGGATTACCTCGCAATCGTCACCGTCGGCTTCTCCGAAATCATCCGCCTCGTGCTCAACGCGAGTTACTTCGCCGGAACGGTGCAGGACCCCGAAGCGAGCGGCTACAACGTCGTCGATATTTTCGGCATCCAGTTCGGCACGGGTGGTGGACAGGGCATCAACACGCCGACGTCCTCGCCCGCTGATTTCCTCTATTCGACCACGTCGCTGGGTGACCTGCTGTACGGTCCGAGCGGAGACCCCAACGCGTTGGGGTCGACCGTCTACGCTGCCGCCGAGTCGGTCGGCGTCAACTCCAGCGTCGTCGACGGCGCCACGTACTCGTTTTTCCTGCTGGTCGTCGTCGTGACGCTGTACTACGTGTTGTTGGTCCGTATCGGCAACTCGCCGTTCGGGCGCGTCCTGAAGGCGATTCGGGAGGACGAACTCGTCGCCCAATCGCTCGGCAAGGACACCCGCTGGTTCAAAGTCAAGGTGTTCATGGTCGGCTGTGCGCTGATGGGTCTCGGCGGCATCCTCTGGCAGGGTTCGTTCGGCTTCGTCAACCCCAACACGTTCCGCCCGATAGTGACCTTCTACATCTTCACGGCGCTCATCGTCGGCGGCGCCGGTTCCAACACCGGCAGCGTCATCGGCGGGGCTGTCTTCGCCGCGTTCCTCTTCGAGGGGCCCCGGCAACTCGCCCGAATCGTCGAGGCGCTCGTCACGTCGGCCTTCGGGTCGCTCCCGTCGCCGACCACGTTCTACGCCGCCGTGGTGTCGTTGAACCCGCTGGCGTGGCTCGGCTACACCATCGACAACGTCTCGACGCTGAAGTTCGTCTTCCTCGGGGCGGTGTTGGTGTATCTGATGCAGAACCGCTCGGATGGCCTCTTGGGCCACCGGAAAGAAATCGCCTCGAGTGTCGACCTCAGCGACCGCACGACGCGGAATCGGGAGTCGGCAGCGGCCGACGGAGGTGAGTCGGATGAGTGA
- a CDS encoding GNAT family N-acetyltransferase, whose translation MTGACPSDVTVGGAESDDAARLADIWVDLATDQRAHGSNLLPAENRNRVREAMLQHVVTDTVLVARREGAIVGFVTFGRETEHYEQDVHRGVVHNIYVTEGNRGEGIGTALLARAEAALSEMGVDAVALQSMAKNDAARRFYRRHGYHPHRIEFEKPTESDTLTTGDE comes from the coding sequence GTGACCGGGGCGTGTCCGTCGGACGTGACCGTCGGTGGTGCCGAAAGCGACGACGCCGCCCGACTGGCCGATATCTGGGTCGACCTCGCGACGGACCAGCGGGCACACGGTTCGAATCTCCTTCCGGCGGAGAACCGCAACCGAGTCCGCGAAGCGATGCTCCAGCACGTCGTCACGGATACGGTTCTGGTGGCTCGACGAGAGGGCGCCATCGTCGGATTCGTCACGTTCGGGCGGGAAACCGAACACTACGAACAGGACGTCCACCGCGGCGTCGTTCACAACATCTACGTCACCGAGGGCAACCGCGGGGAGGGAATCGGGACCGCACTGCTCGCCCGCGCGGAGGCGGCGCTTTCGGAGATGGGCGTCGACGCCGTCGCGCTGCAGTCGATGGCGAAAAACGACGCCGCCCGTCGGTTCTACCGACGGCACGGATACCACCCCCACCGAATCGAGTTCGAAAAGCCGACCGAAAGCGACACTCTCACTACGGGCGACGAATAA
- a CDS encoding phosphoglycerate kinase, whose protein sequence is MIRTLDDLDAEGKALGVRVDINSPLDEGGLADDARIRAHVDTIEELCRRGARVALLAHQGRPGGEDFSDLSTHAERLDDLLEVPVGYCDATFTAAARDRVADLDDGEAVLLENTRFYSEEYMSFDPAEAAETYLVEKLVPALDAYVNDAFAASHRRQPSIVGFPKVLPSYAGRVMERELDVLGNISESPEPRVYVLGGAKVDDSIEVARSVLERGLADAVLTAGIVGNAFLLADGVSLGAASAAVVNERSHEAVKGAGDLLDDFSHRIYMPRDVAIERNGERVELDLEDLPAENPAMDIGARTLAAYADILEDSGTAILNGPAGVYEDERFEVGTRELYTASTRSEMSIVGGGDTAAALRRLGVDGFDHVSTGGGAALNMLTGGSLIGVDVLNDQS, encoded by the coding sequence ATGATACGGACGCTCGACGACCTCGACGCCGAGGGGAAGGCGCTCGGGGTTCGCGTCGACATCAACAGTCCGCTCGACGAGGGTGGACTCGCCGACGACGCCCGAATTCGCGCCCACGTCGACACCATCGAGGAGCTGTGTCGCCGTGGTGCGCGCGTCGCCTTGCTCGCCCACCAGGGTCGACCCGGCGGCGAGGACTTCTCGGACCTCTCGACCCATGCCGAGCGGTTGGACGACCTCCTCGAAGTGCCGGTCGGCTACTGCGACGCCACGTTCACCGCGGCCGCACGCGATCGCGTCGCCGACCTCGATGACGGCGAGGCCGTCCTCCTTGAGAACACCCGTTTTTACTCCGAGGAGTACATGTCTTTCGACCCCGCCGAAGCCGCCGAGACGTATCTCGTCGAGAAACTCGTCCCCGCACTCGACGCCTACGTCAACGACGCCTTCGCGGCCTCTCACCGTCGGCAACCCTCTATCGTCGGCTTTCCGAAAGTACTCCCCTCTTATGCCGGCCGCGTCATGGAACGCGAACTGGACGTGCTCGGCAACATCTCCGAGAGCCCGGAACCGCGCGTGTACGTCCTCGGCGGCGCGAAGGTGGACGACTCCATCGAAGTCGCTCGGTCGGTGCTCGAACGGGGCCTCGCCGATGCGGTGCTCACCGCCGGCATCGTCGGCAACGCCTTCTTACTCGCCGACGGCGTCTCTCTCGGGGCGGCCTCGGCGGCCGTCGTCAACGAGCGGAGCCACGAAGCCGTCAAGGGCGCTGGCGACCTGCTCGACGACTTCAGCCACCGCATCTACATGCCACGGGACGTGGCAATCGAACGCAACGGCGAGCGCGTCGAACTCGACCTCGAGGACCTCCCTGCCGAGAACCCCGCGATGGACATCGGTGCTCGAACGCTGGCGGCCTACGCTGACATCCTCGAAGACTCTGGGACAGCCATTCTCAACGGCCCCGCGGGCGTCTACGAGGACGAACGCTTCGAGGTGGGCACCCGAGAACTGTACACCGCATCCACACGCTCGGAGATGAGTATCGTCGGCGGTGGCGACACGGCCGCTGCGCTGCGGCGACTCGGCGTCGATGGGTTCGACCACGTCTCGACCGGCGGCGGCGCCGCACTCAACATGCTCACTGGCGGGTCGCTCATCGGCGTCGACGTGTTGAACGACCAGTCGTGA
- a CDS encoding ABC transporter ATP-binding protein — translation MSDATDTPAPQGKDPDELPEVEDSDIERAAQETPRGLPLRVQGLEKRFGGITAVDGVSFEVEEGSLTGLIGPNGAGKSTTFNCITGVHDADGGAVLFQGEDITGLKPYEIANRGLVRTFQIARELEEMTVLENLMLAPRGQRGEKLVNAVTPGLRDDVVAQETDLREEVWETLEFFEIDHLAEEYAGNLSGGQRKLLELARALMVDPEMLLLDEPFAGVNPSLEEKLLDRVHDLREQGYTFLLVEHDMDLIMENCERVIVMHQGKLLAEGEPEDIKNNEQVIEAYLGEDV, via the coding sequence ATGAGTGACGCCACCGACACACCGGCCCCGCAGGGTAAAGACCCCGACGAACTACCCGAGGTCGAAGACAGCGACATCGAGCGGGCGGCCCAAGAGACGCCGCGGGGACTCCCACTTCGGGTTCAGGGACTCGAAAAGCGATTCGGCGGCATCACCGCCGTCGACGGCGTTTCCTTCGAAGTCGAGGAGGGGTCGCTGACCGGACTCATCGGCCCCAACGGCGCCGGCAAATCGACGACGTTCAACTGCATCACGGGCGTCCACGACGCCGACGGGGGCGCGGTGCTGTTCCAAGGCGAGGATATCACCGGCCTGAAGCCGTACGAAATCGCCAACCGTGGTCTCGTTCGGACGTTCCAGATTGCCCGAGAACTCGAAGAGATGACCGTCCTCGAAAATCTGATGCTCGCCCCTCGCGGTCAACGTGGCGAGAAACTGGTGAACGCGGTCACGCCCGGTCTCCGCGACGACGTGGTCGCCCAGGAAACCGACCTCCGAGAGGAAGTCTGGGAAACCCTGGAGTTCTTCGAAATCGACCACCTCGCCGAGGAGTACGCGGGCAACCTCTCGGGCGGCCAGCGGAAACTGCTCGAACTCGCGCGTGCGCTGATGGTCGACCCTGAGATGCTGCTGTTGGACGAACCGTTCGCCGGCGTCAACCCCTCGCTGGAGGAGAAACTACTCGACAGAGTACACGACTTACGCGAGCAGGGATACACGTTCCTGCTCGTCGAACACGACATGGACCTCATCATGGAGAACTGCGAACGCGTCATCGTCATGCATCAGGGCAAACTCCTCGCGGAGGGCGAACCCGAGGACATCAAGAACAACGAACAGGTCATCGAGGCATACTTGGGTGAGGACGTATGA
- a CDS encoding acetyl/propionyl/methylcrotonyl-CoA carboxylase subunit alpha encodes MFDKVLVANRGEIAVRVMRACDDLGVDTVAVYSDADKHSGHVRYADEAYNIGPARAADSYLDHEGVIEAAEKADADAIHPGYGFLAENAEFAGKVENTEGITWVGPSSKSMEQAGEKTKARKVMDAADVPIVPGTTDPVDTVEEVHEFGEENGYPIAIKAEGGGGGRGMKIVRDPDEAEEQLETAKREGEAYFDNDSVYLERYLEEPRHIEVQILADEHGNVRHLGERDCSLQRRHQKVIEEGPSPALSDELREKIGEAARRGADEADYYNAGTFEFLVEEEDREDGELLGPDANFYFLEVNTRIQVEHCVTEELTGIDIVKWQLRVAAGEELTFEQDDVELEGHAIEYRINAENAADDFAPASGGELEVYDPPGGIGVRLDDAARQGDDLVTDYDSMIAKLIVHGEDREECFARSARALAEYDIEGIPTIIPFHRLMLDDDEFTAGTHTTKYLDHHLDRDRLDEAQEKWGTGDTESETDEEVVEREFTVEVNGKRFQVNLEERAEMAAARPAPGAAGGGGGGGGGGGGGGSAPAVSAEGEVVNAEMQGTILEVNVAEGDTVESGDVICVLEAMKMENDVIAELGGTVTEVAIEEGQSVNQGDPLVVLD; translated from the coding sequence ATGTTCGATAAGGTACTCGTCGCCAATCGGGGTGAAATCGCGGTGCGCGTGATGCGCGCCTGCGACGACCTCGGTGTCGACACCGTCGCCGTCTACAGCGACGCCGACAAACACAGCGGCCACGTCCGCTACGCCGACGAAGCGTACAACATCGGCCCCGCGCGTGCGGCCGACTCGTATCTCGACCACGAGGGCGTCATCGAGGCCGCCGAGAAGGCCGACGCCGACGCCATCCACCCCGGATACGGGTTCCTCGCGGAGAACGCCGAATTCGCCGGGAAGGTAGAAAACACCGAGGGAATCACGTGGGTCGGCCCGTCCTCGAAGTCGATGGAGCAGGCCGGCGAGAAGACGAAGGCCCGGAAGGTGATGGACGCTGCCGACGTGCCCATCGTCCCCGGGACGACCGACCCCGTCGACACCGTCGAGGAGGTCCACGAGTTCGGCGAGGAGAACGGCTACCCAATCGCCATCAAGGCCGAAGGCGGCGGTGGTGGCCGCGGGATGAAAATCGTCCGCGACCCCGACGAGGCCGAGGAGCAACTCGAAACCGCCAAGCGAGAGGGTGAGGCGTACTTCGACAACGACTCAGTCTATCTCGAGCGGTACCTCGAGGAACCTCGACACATCGAGGTACAGATTCTCGCCGACGAACACGGCAACGTCCGCCATCTCGGCGAGCGTGACTGTTCGCTCCAGCGCCGCCACCAGAAGGTCATCGAGGAGGGCCCCTCGCCGGCACTCTCGGATGAACTCCGAGAGAAAATCGGCGAGGCCGCCCGCCGCGGCGCCGACGAGGCCGACTACTACAACGCCGGTACCTTCGAGTTCCTCGTCGAGGAAGAGGACCGCGAGGACGGCGAACTGCTCGGTCCGGACGCGAACTTCTACTTCCTCGAAGTCAACACTCGGATTCAGGTCGAACACTGTGTCACCGAGGAGTTGACGGGCATCGACATCGTCAAGTGGCAACTGCGGGTCGCCGCTGGCGAGGAGCTGACCTTCGAACAGGACGACGTGGAACTCGAAGGCCACGCCATCGAGTACCGCATCAACGCCGAGAACGCCGCCGACGACTTCGCGCCCGCCTCGGGCGGGGAACTCGAAGTGTACGACCCGCCGGGCGGTATCGGCGTTCGACTCGACGACGCGGCCCGACAGGGCGACGACCTCGTCACCGACTACGACTCGATGATAGCGAAACTCATCGTCCACGGCGAGGACCGCGAGGAGTGTTTCGCCCGCTCTGCGCGGGCACTCGCCGAGTACGACATCGAGGGTATCCCGACCATCATCCCGTTCCACCGGCTCATGTTGGACGACGACGAGTTCACCGCGGGCACCCACACGACGAAGTACCTCGACCACCACCTCGACCGCGACCGCCTCGACGAGGCCCAAGAGAAGTGGGGCACCGGTGACACCGAAAGCGAGACCGACGAGGAGGTCGTCGAGCGTGAGTTCACCGTCGAGGTCAACGGCAAGCGCTTCCAGGTGAACCTCGAAGAGCGCGCCGAGATGGCCGCGGCCCGTCCCGCACCGGGCGCCGCTGGCGGAGGCGGCGGAGGCGGTGGCGGAGGCGGTGGCGGCGGTAGCGCCCCCGCAGTCTCCGCGGAAGGCGAGGTCGTCAACGCCGAGATGCAGGGAACCATTCTCGAAGTGAACGTCGCGGAGGGCGACACCGTCGAATCCGGTGACGTCATCTGCGTGCTTGAGGCGATGAAGATGGAAAACGACGTCATCGCCGAACTCGGCGGCACGGTCACGGAGGTCGCCATCGAGGAGGGACAGTCGGTTAATCAGGGCGACCCGCTGGTCGTTCTCGACTGA
- a CDS encoding two-component system sensor histidine kinase NtrB gives MGRSLDAVPVGILLALGGVVAIGVAGQRATAAETIDPIFVLALAPMFLAGGVLLTLGYRVTTLSGDAGRILLWTVVGGIAVGGAADAVLLRTRAFGAPLDPLLVVAAVASVGTAGAAAAAFVDTRRRNTVEDLSERVTVAEETLDTAHGFAVARLDPEGYIEEWSDGATEIFGYANADIVGARLDALYPEDDDKEAKQHLQRALRTDGVDLDGAFLRADGTTFYGSGTLSAVEGEESLLGYVLVLADRSEEREHIEGLERRTKQLEAFASVVSHDLRNPLNVAIGNIGMAKSREDDADQLETAEESLERMERLIEEVLTLARQGKDVDEFERVELEEVVQLAWGSLDEMWAEVEYDDLPAVTADSERLRRLFENLFRNAIEHGGDDATIHVGMLGDDEGFYVEDDGPGIPEHKRDEIFEAGYTTGDDGTGLGLAIVQSIAEAHGWEISATEGANGGARFEIRGVQTLADVTAQRAPFSGERRSEIRHREEDRRYDHGREHEQPSLRRQMHTRRLVPESVKGLSRFHGLRTAEEQPTRLLQQSEVVGDVVGQLVEHVGVDLRDGVAAV, from the coding sequence ATGGGACGCTCTTTGGATGCAGTTCCGGTCGGTATCCTGCTGGCACTCGGTGGCGTCGTCGCCATCGGCGTGGCTGGACAGCGAGCCACGGCCGCCGAGACTATCGACCCGATTTTCGTGCTCGCGCTCGCACCGATGTTTCTCGCCGGCGGCGTGCTGTTGACGCTGGGCTACCGCGTCACCACGCTCTCCGGCGACGCGGGTCGCATCCTCCTGTGGACCGTCGTCGGCGGTATCGCGGTCGGTGGGGCGGCAGATGCCGTGTTGCTTCGAACCCGGGCGTTCGGCGCCCCGCTGGACCCGCTTTTGGTCGTCGCTGCCGTCGCCTCGGTCGGCACCGCGGGCGCCGCCGCCGCCGCGTTCGTCGACACCAGGCGCAGAAACACCGTCGAAGACCTCTCCGAACGGGTAACGGTCGCCGAAGAGACGCTCGACACCGCACACGGATTCGCCGTCGCCCGACTGGACCCCGAAGGGTACATCGAGGAGTGGAGCGACGGTGCCACCGAGATATTCGGATACGCCAATGCCGATATCGTCGGCGCTCGGCTCGATGCGCTGTACCCCGAAGACGATGACAAGGAGGCCAAACAGCACCTCCAGCGGGCGCTCCGAACCGACGGCGTCGACCTCGACGGCGCGTTCCTGCGCGCCGACGGAACGACGTTCTACGGGTCGGGCACCCTCTCGGCGGTGGAAGGCGAGGAGTCGCTGCTCGGCTACGTCCTCGTTCTCGCCGACCGCAGCGAGGAGCGCGAACACATCGAAGGACTCGAACGGCGAACCAAGCAACTGGAGGCGTTCGCGTCGGTCGTCAGCCACGACCTCCGGAACCCGCTGAACGTCGCCATCGGCAATATCGGAATGGCAAAGAGCCGCGAAGACGACGCCGACCAACTCGAAACCGCCGAGGAGTCACTCGAACGGATGGAACGGCTCATCGAGGAAGTGTTGACGCTGGCCCGACAGGGCAAGGACGTCGACGAGTTCGAGCGCGTCGAACTCGAAGAGGTCGTCCAACTCGCGTGGGGAAGCCTCGACGAGATGTGGGCAGAGGTCGAGTACGACGATCTGCCGGCCGTGACCGCCGACAGCGAACGCCTCCGGCGACTGTTCGAGAACCTCTTCCGAAACGCCATCGAACACGGCGGTGACGACGCCACGATTCACGTCGGGATGCTCGGCGACGATGAGGGATTCTACGTCGAAGACGATGGCCCCGGAATCCCCGAACACAAACGCGACGAGATTTTCGAGGCCGGCTACACGACCGGCGACGACGGCACCGGACTCGGCCTCGCTATCGTCCAGAGCATCGCCGAGGCCCATGGCTGGGAAATCTCCGCAACCGAGGGTGCCAACGGCGGCGCCAGATTCGAAATCCGGGGCGTCCAGACGCTCGCCGACGTGACCGCTCAACGGGCCCCGTTTTCAGGAGAGCGTCGTTCCGAGATACGTCACCGCGAGGAGGACCGACGCTACGACCACGGCCGTGAGCACGAACAACCCAGCCTTCGCCGCCAGATGCATACGCGACGATTGGTTCCGGAGTCCGTTAAGGGTCTCTCGCGTTTTCACGGCCTGAGAACGGCCGAGGAGCAACCGACCCGACTACTCCAACAATCCGAGGTCGTCGGCGACGTAGTCGGCCAGTTGGTCGAACACGTCGGGGTCGACCTCCGCGACGGCGTCGCCGCCGTGTAG